The proteins below come from a single Peromyscus eremicus chromosome 22, PerEre_H2_v1, whole genome shotgun sequence genomic window:
- the Mrpl33 gene encoding large ribosomal subunit protein bL33m, which translates to MLLSAVSFAKSKSKTILVRLVSQAGTGFSFNHKRSRLREKLTLLHYDPIVNKKVLFVEQKKIRSL; encoded by the exons TTGCCAAGAGCAAGTCAAA gaccattCTGGTGAGGCTGGTGAGCCAAGCTGGGACAGGTTTCTCCTTCAACCACAAGAGAAGCCGACTCCGAGAAAAGCTGACTCTTCTGCATTATGATCCGATCG TGAACAAAAAAGTTCTCTTcgtggaacagaaaaaaatacgCTCCCTCTAA